The Cydia strobilella chromosome 7, ilCydStro3.1, whole genome shotgun sequence DNA segment tccgaaactactggaccaattaagttgacatTTGGTAtactacatatgtaagtttgtgacccaaagacggacatgtaacgtaaacaaatgaattttaaacatgggggccacttttggggggcaaatgagaaaaattaaaaaataaagtttttcaaactatatcgtgttacatatcaaatgaaagagctcgttgtgaaaatctcaaatatattttttttataattttaggataaataatttagaagttattcatgaaattaggcaaaaaatgaccattccccccctttatctccgaaactactgggtctaaaattttgaaaaaaattgacaaaatagatctttacctatagattacaggaaaaccttttagaaattgcagtcaagcgtgagtcggacttaattacttagtttttgatcggacccctacgggttttttaaagacatttcactcacgtttaacataaaaaatagattgtttaaattgtgtaatatacggaacccttggaacgcgagtccgactcgcacttggccggtttttgttatcTTAATTAGCTTTTAATGGATTTTATTGAAAGCTTTTTCATTTGTACTAATTTCATTCGTTCATTATTTACCAAAGCAttcattaaaatacttaaaaactgTGCACTTTAAACAACAATCTTTATTTCAGTAGGTGTTATTTACACGAAAGGATTCATGTGGTACCTACTCGGCGGTGCCATCGCCAAAGGTAGCTTTCGTTTGTAAGACTTTctttagataagataagataagttaagataagataagataagataagataagataagataagataagataatcatttattgcataattaTCGGTTGTTACAGAAAGGTGGATTACATGACATGTATTTTAGTGGAATCACTATAATTTGCCTTAAGGCgtacaatatttgtttacttAAATCTATATTACCTAGCTATGTATTTGTACTATTTACAATGTTTTCATTTGCCATATTTTGCTTTTAAGcctaattttacataataagaaaaaataaggcAAGTgctgtataatataaaattaccaaTTTGTAAAGAAATCTATaatgaaaaaatcatttacatTGTAAggcatctttttttttcaatacttttacgaaacattatttatttgtttatttaaactttattgcacaaaatatttgTTACATTAGAAGCACTTGGCTTTTGCTTTCCCACGaagtgtgatttggttgagtgctaattttttttttttgtttttttttttgcacttgatatatatatttaatatttatttagtagtatatatttatgtatgctcgtacatatttattttattgtataatgctattgatgtattttaattattcgtaaacgttaatattgtagttttcctttttaaatattattgtacgttctataagttcgcctttgtacctaaatttatattaatttcatgttaacaatttttttttgtacaataaagtcatttactactactacttggtCATAAGGCACATATGACCAAGTTTTTTACTATCCGGTCACGTAGTATTTGAACTAAAGTAGCCGTGTCTTGAATACAACTTGgttcatgaaaaaaaaagttagcgGCAAGGTGACAGGAGTCCGGTTCGGAGGTAACAACTTTTtacggttttgatacgacctcgaAGAACGCTCACACTGATAATGTGCAAgaattttatagtaaatttaacataaaataattcacatagtattattttattgacatttttgtattttggatttttaatgtttttttgacatttagatttttgacatttatattattagaggagaaatcaccatacatcattaaataaaggatttaatacataaaaccaCGGAAAACAGGCATAGCTTAGGTAAATCACACTCCGACGCCGCAATGGCGAGCGATCCTCGTTTGACAGTTCGGGACGCGCCACACGTAGTGTGACCATCGACACCAATCGTAGGGCTGCACCCGAGCAATCCACATAATTGGTTATCAGcatatattactatattttatttcttaatgtgtgattttgttatataattcagggtgttgtgtattttttaattttatttgtattgtaaattttgacatgtgtttttgacattaaagattgattgattaattgattgatgtgaaatgaagtgaaaatcGTGCGTGATGCACGCCAATTACCGAGACGagcgtcaaggtcgtatcaaaaccagttcaaaatctTTAATAGCCTCCTAGCCTGGTCGGTAGTGACTGCCTGCGAAGCagaaggtcccgggttcgaatccaggTAAAGGTATTTGTTGATTTgtaagtctaaaccgtaaaaatatttaatattagtatgtctcacaacagtttaaatcgATTCGGGTATTTGTTTGTGTTTAACACGAATAAATAaggtacaaaaacaataaataaataaaaaatattacaataaatctaaataaaaataaaactaaaccaaACTAAATCTATAAAAGGCCCCTGCGGCAAGGTCCCGAAGATGCTGGCTGCGTTACCCCGCTGAACTGCCAGACTGATGCGTTGAGTTGAGCGAGGTAACTGCCGGTTCTCCGGCAGAAAGGTCTCCAAAGAGACTCAGAGCCCCAGAACCCCACGGCCCAGGGTCTATGTATCtacgtatgtatttatctatgtaaGCATGTATATAAGTACTCATCTAGTGCCTACTTAGTActtacccatagtacaagctttgcttaaattaaattaaatatctttaattTTCAAGCAACTAAGACACACtaacatacataaaataataaaaataagttacaataataaaaatcttaatagCTAAATAAAAATCATCTAGGCGACACAATTTTCTGTAGCGTCACCTATTCCGGTGTAGGATTcggcagtttttttaatactacgtcggtggcaaacaagcatacggccagcctgatgttaagcagtgtccgtagcctatgtacgcctgcaactccagaggagttacaatCGCTTTGCCGACCCTACCACCGGACCTTCGTTGAgctctctggcaaccttactcaccgacaggaacacaacactatgagtagggtctagtgttatttggctgcgattTACATTCCCACGGTACTAGAAGATTAGAAGTCTCTTAGTTTGGGGTTAGGTTAAACTGTGTAAgatccccaaatatttatttagaatcGACCTCCGTTCAATTTTCATCACCCTCAGACTAAGCgctatcaatattttattgcttttttccCCTAACTGTAAAGTCAAGGATGGAAGGATACAGAGCCGGAGCaggagcatcgccgtcgagtcgcttgcctatcggtgttctatcggatacattccgGGGAGTGCGCATAGGAACTGCACGActtgatcccaccttcccctttccatcatcggacatccaggcgcggggagcgaatgcacccgttcgtggtccacatttcatttgttcggacgaaacgttttacctcctcctttttggtacggacggctaatgaatggaatgcgctcccgccatctgtattccctgatcaatatgacctcggtctctttaaaacaagagtgaataggctgttactgaacaggtgagctccatcttaggccttgtcttcactttccatcagtttataataaataaataaaaactcatGTTTTATTTCAGCTCACAATGCGTTCACGTCTCCACCAGACGCTTTCAAAAAAGCTGAACGCGTTTTGCGACCACTGTACGCTCCATGGGGCGTATTACCTGAAGAAAGGAAAAGGCACTGTCGTGCTGTGGAGCCTCATAATTGTGGCTGGCTTTACGCTGTGGGGCGTGCTTGGGCACATGATCTATCAGAAGTATAGCTCCGACCCCACCGTCACTGTGGTAAATATTTTCccgggagtgacgaaagtgcgacttttctcgctccagggagtgaaacaaagtagctttttaatttagtgaaggccctGAACTGCCACttcttactttttatttttattctgtgtaattcgaaatacatttttatctttaatatgttctcactactgaggtgaaaaattatgtgtgcaacacgagagcaaagttattttacatctcgtgtttttgagtccctcgctacgctcaagattctaacttagattttaattcttaattattaataattaaattctaACTTCAATTATaatatctttcgctttctcgggactcaaaatagacactcgcaagaaaaaccaactttcctctcttgttgcacaaataactattgtattgtagaagcttttatttagcttgcaaTGTTTGTTAGTGTCATATCTTGCACGCTAGATTAGACCCAATTCCCATTATaagattgagctgaaacttcactTACATACGTAAGTTGGGtgataatgtaatattatggtaccattgagCTGATCTCATAATGGATACCGGAGGTGGCCTATGACCACCaactatgataaaaaaaaatgttataggaggcaaacgagctgaCGGattacctgatggtaagcgatcaccgccgcccatggacacccgcaacaccagaggggttgtgagtgcgttgccagcctttaagatgggagtacgctcttttcttgaaagtttgaaGGCGGCAGTTCATTCcgcagtttagctgtgcgaggctgGAAGTTTCTggacgcacagttgaggactgccaaccatctaagtggtgaggatggtaatgttgttaCGTAGAACGATAGCATAACGCAACCTCATTGTGTTTGGCtttgttagaattgtattaagtattagttgactgttgaaagaaaagtacagtggGCGATTCGAGCTtgcataaaaaattaaatttttaacaaaaatcttatttaaattaagacgaaagtggacgaaTGCGCGACaacgccttttcatacaaatgtagtccctatttttctctctggatattaacattagatgaaataatttacacaattgGATATGGATTATGGAGTAACCACAGCTATGtccttttattagtttttttcgactttttaatgattttcagttaggttaggaatttgtttttcgctcgtAACTTTTATAAAAGATCGAAAAATTGCGTAacaatattttccaaaatgacAATATCTAGAagggaaaatgggaactacgtttgtatggagaaatccCCGTAAGAACGGTAcgtttcgttttattttataggtggAGTCCACCTACTACGGAACTGACCAGATTCCCTTTCCATCATTCATGATATGCGACCCAATGCCACTGTATGGACCTAAAGCGGGGAACGTATCTCGTATATTGTAGGTGTATAATactttaacaaaataatattttacagtacgttatggtgctactttaccacactagtgcgataattagcacattactacagaataaataatagtgctaccgtacagaaataattaataattgttttagcAACAGCCGAGGTTATGGTGCCAGTCAGATAAACGACTTTTTTGACAGTTTTATTGAGATTCATGATGTTCATTATATGCCGCCAACGCATGTCAGGAAAATGCATGCTCTTCTGCAAGATCTTGGATTTACTCTGGagatattattatttgaaatgGTAAGAAAcatcttttttaatacagttgctcaaaaagtgctacttttcgtggctgtttagcgtgcggaaagttggttttcgcgaactagtgcttattacttttccaaattttttaaatttatccttgttccaattcatgactacttattgatcagtgttaatattagttccctttaaacgtcgtaatcaacataaaaacctactgttaatgtaagaatacgaaaaatatgcatatttcatattttattacttacctcttcatcattataagtattattatacgtttattttttaatgttgaaaaaccgttcttaataagttgtctgaatggaacggagcgcctgtcaaagaagaggcgtcgtaaataaaaataataataatcgtaaataacgatatttaggtaataatagtacattgttttaatatttacaactgtttctgtcttatagaacatgcatttgaaaaaaaatctttcattgaagtgggttcaataataataacaaaatctattctagtcgaataaaagctagaaaaacacctcttcatactGTCAATGgtaatgatgtcacagaatgaataatataaaagtttcgaattccatttctTGCTTGcttttgttgcttttcttattttttcgcaactgtattaaaaaaacgtcgttcgatacacgtgcggaaatgtcactttactcgtcccgagtcttgccacgagccgtaggcgagtggcaagatatctcggtactcgtgaagtaatgacatactttccgtactagcatcgaaatgtactattacatttGACTGTCTTCTAGCCTAGTCGGTCGGTAGTgacctagtgaccctgcctatgaagcaggaggtcccgggttcgaatcccggtcaaggcatttatttaattcagaaaTAATATCAGACATTAGCGTCCTTATTTATTTCTCTAAGATTATAAATCACTTAAAGCGAGAAACAAACAaagttttactagacttatattgaccgggatatagaccgtatttttttataaacatttatttacatacaagatatatacagtggtactacgtaaacgaaattaataactagcttaaatctaaaataggcccttgaggcattgtaccaaggatgctggcggcatttccccgctgtatcgcaatgctgatacgttgtgcgagaaaggcgccagctcttcggtcaccagttacgtcaaccagacgcttcgcgatttctgcaaacaacttatgcgcgctgggaccccatggacctagagtttcaactccaaatggaacgaaaaattaattattattattaaccgtaattaccttttgtgttatttataagttcccgatatttcgacgctatccttttattttattttatcaatcaatattttattgcaaattcacaaagtaattgtacaggtggtaaacttataagctaggtctttgtgaaccctgttgggcactgcaatatactataactataatttacaattccAAGGCGAGgagaatttttgattaattattttaacatacaataattataagcaaatgtaaaaataagaattaaaatgtcaaaaatacactCTTCGTGGcataaattttaagttttaattccaatgtcatttgtcatttattattcaaaacattaagtattatattaacaagaacaaataatctatagatattattgaattataatatgtcattaaaaattCGCTTATTGTAATATGACTTATCTAATAAtaactgtttaattttatttatatatatattatcattttcttcttcttttatagaGTCCGGGAGTTTATTATATACTTTAATAGATATTACTAAAGGGCTTGATGACAGCAGTTTAAGTTTACAAGGTGGTGGGATTAGTCTATTCTTGTTACATATGGGCCGTGTAAAAGGTAGGTCCTCTCGTTTTATATAGAATTCCCTGTACTTTCGAACGAacttacacatttctaatatatACATAGATGTAAGGGTCAGCAGTCCAAGTTCAGAAAAATAAGGTTTGTGGGTTTCGATTTCGtcaagtgttttatttattaagatacgAACAAGCTTTTTCTGAAGGGTAAAAAGTAATGGAGCGTTGGTACTATTACCCCACAGAATAATACCGTAATTCTATCTTCAGTCACcagtgaacatgatgcatgtaactgcgtcgaaatatcgggaactcataaataatacaaaaggtaatcacggtctatatcccggtcaatataagtctagtgaaactaaccgtgaatcattcaaaactcaaacaAAGTTTTAGTAAGTAATAACATAAATTACAAGTAATCCATAAGCGagcataacatttttattaaaaatggatGTCGGTATTTTTAACATCTGTTGACAGTTAAAGAAGCCATGTGACGTGACGTTGGTGAAGTGCCGGTGGTGGTCGAAGGAGTTCAAGTGTTCGGAAATGTTCCTCGAGGCGTCCACCATCGTCGGCCATTGCTGTCAATTTGACATAGCTCATTTGAAGTAAGGAGTTGACTTTTTAGCCCCCCCCATACATGGTTACGATTAATCGCTATGATCAATCTGACGGAAATCGTGACGATCGGTCGCTTTGAAAATGCCAGTTAATACACGGAGCAATTGGTCGCTCGTTACGATCGATGCGCGATCGAGGGATGCAGCGCGTGCGGCGTCTGCGTCAAGCACGAGACAAAAATAACATGGTTGATTGCAAAGAGCCATACAATGTGATACAAATGTCGAATAGGAATGTTAAGTTGCAGTTTGCAGTCCGTTTGTACCGACCccaaataatttttgaaatataaaatacgttaaaaattaaaaatgaaaatgcaggtagttttattttctttactttcaTAAGTATTTCCGTTAAAAAAAGATTACTTAACGGTACAATTAGCATCAAAAgcagcggatcagactacgcagTATGATTGTGACAGATAGATGATGAGGGTGGcagataggtacttttaatgcattgtttcatccgctactattgttACTGACTGTACGTAGAGAGTTTTATTAGaattataacttttattataatgtatgtataagCGAACATTGAggcaatttatttgtctaccccgaacatttatataaactaatgtcgggtagtttagtgttgtttaccaatatctcaattgacatttgctgggacgtcagtgacctagttgaaacgtcggaaaaaaggtaaaataatgaagttTAATCACGTTACACCccgtaatgacattaattatgtgtacaaacgcGAGAGCTTAGTGTTATAATTGatagtaatttgttaattattgtgTCTTTGTACCTATTCTGCAAAACCACTTTGTAGTAATATAGTTAATCCAAAATAATATATTCCATGTATTAATAGTATCCATGTATTAGTAATTGATTTACCTCGCTGGGTCTCTTAAGCGGGACTGGGTTAAGGTATTGTTCGGATTCAGAGTACACCAGCAGCATTGCCGCAGCACTGCAGTAATGTCACGCTGCAGTAggtactgcagcagtaatgcttaGCTGGTGTACTCTGTCTAGTTCACCCACCGGTGCGCGGTGCCGATCCGAGTTTCGTTGTGAAGCGAACAAACGATCGCAGTTTTATGTAAACCTTCTTCGGACAGAGATGCTACCACGAATATCGAATTTGTAAGATCCTCTATTCCATTAATGTACCTAATGGAGATGCAGGATAGGATGGTTCAAAAaacctatttttatattttccggCGGGGCACCTCCATATTTTGTCACACTTTATGTCGTTAAATACGTCATTTAATCTTATTTACAAAGGGGTgcaaaacaactttttttttattttattgttttgtgaaatccaaaaaaacatttttttttcgatttttatttgtCGTTTTTAAGTTATGAAGTAGAAAagcatttttatttctatttttcataattttaagcTGTCGTTTATAGCAAGTCGTCGATGTTGGGATGAAGACAGCCAgactaaagtgggactgggctggacgTGTCTGCCGGATGAATGATGACAGATGGGCCAAaacagcaacaaaaaaaaaacgaaaaaaggcAAACGAAGCTAGCTGTGGTTAAAATACAACAaactcaattcaattcaatttatttatttaagacaacactggcccataatggttagtaacaaGATTTAAAACTAAAGCGAAACAGAaagcgacaaaacaaaaacagacagcaataaCATTCTAACAACAAtcacctaatagcggttatAACACACTCAAAATGCTGCATTATAGGTAagtcgtatcggcccgcaacGTAGCCAGGATGGCCtggggttggagctggcccgcactctgcagagcaacgAGGCAATTTTCTTGCGTATTATGGCATAGTAGCCATCCGTGAAattgtgtgaaaatattttctaaCAATACTCAGAGGGgaaaatttacttttttcaGACGTTTCGCTCCCAGCAAAACAAAGTTTGTACCCGGCAACACGATTTCCCAAGGACTCGAGCTTACTGTAAACGGTGTCAAAGAATATGCAAATGGAACTGTACGCGAAGGAGCAGTGTTGGTAAGTGAACGGTTTTGACGATCCTCTACCGGAGACACTATcttaacattattttgaaaaaccTACTAGTATCcagtacttatttaatttttgaattgatattttattgattatgtTCTTGTATATCtgttttgacgatcataatatgaatTCTTGTAGATAGACatgcctgcaatttataatgtaatctgtattgtgaaataaataaatctaaatctaataatGTGTAACGTTGGAAACTGCCCTGAGGGGTAAATAAATGTCACACATCGAACGTATCTGAAACCAATATGCGTATGTCACTAGGTACACggtaaatagtaattaaacgaTTAATTAATATCCAAAATCTGTTCTCTTTAACCGCTTGGCTTGATTTGTATATTAATTATCCATGTTTTATTAATAGGCAAATCTGCCTTCTGATTTTTAGATGTAAATTAACGGTTTGGTTGTAtgaacaaaatgtatttatatttaacatcaatgTAGGGGAAGGTTGCTATCATTGGACCACTTAATTTCGCTGCCttataatttacacaattcatgtaagaaattaaaacaagatTGACAATTTTGAAccattgaaatatatttattcgttACCTTACAGACAAATGAATATAGTTTAATAATCTATGAAAAAAACGTGAAAAGGATTTTTCGCACAGTTGCCTTGTTTGGACCAGGGTCACCTTGATTGAACCACGGAGTCACCATCAATGGACTTAGGATTTTTTTACTGATGGTCCAATCAAGAAGACTTATAGaaattgacatttttatttcttttaagatgagattttttttatgatgagatgacgggtgacagagaggtaagGAAGAAAaaaccatgctgcgccgaccccaagtgaatgggacaagggcaagcgaatgatgatgatgatttttatttcttttaaaaaaaatttttttattgaattgattttttattttttatttgcgtgaaaacaattataagtaaataaatatataaatggcAGACGTATGGCAGCCTTCTTTAGATGACAtttttaaaacgaaaaaaaagttGACATGATTGGACAGGTCCGATGATAGGACATACATGCGGTTCATTGATAGCAACTTGATaacaaaagaataaaaataacgaaattAACCGGCTagaaactattattataaatttaatgattaatagATTTCTAACCATCATACGTCAATACATTCAaacaaatgcaaatataatgacACTTACTTGCGTTTCTCCTTCGCGTAATTATTACATCGCCAACGCTCGAAACACACTTGCTCACGTCATCGTCACTCTTCGTCGAGAAGCGCGGCGCGACTGAGGAAGCGGCGGGGCCGTTTGGATCGCTTAAGGAGACTTTGTACCTTGTCTATCTCTGTCTAGCATGcgtaagttttaaaatatttcgatGGTCCATTCAAAGCGCCGGTCCAATGATAGCAACCTTCCCCTAAAATGCAAGAACGctatataaaaacttattatttaaagcataatctctatttttttttcagatgtaCATTTTTGACCCTAACAACAAGGTCACCACTTTTGACAGCCCCATATCCCTCGTTTCATCCAGCTATTTCGAAGTGGAAATAGGGATCTTTGCCATCGATTCCTCTCCAGAGGTCAAAGCCCTGCCTCTGAAGACCAGGAAATGTTCCTTAAGTACAGTAAGTAGGGGAACATACCCATGCTACGTGacccattattaaaaaacagaaGTATACTTTCAGTTTTTGACGTAATACCCGAGAGATCGCCAAATATTCAGTCGCAAATTTCTAATTtgctttacgccccctcttaagcATCTCTAGTTTTGTGATCAAGAAATCAATTCCAAGAGCAATTAAATACATCGCTttacatatacttacttacttacttacttatcgctgtggcgcgacgacccgaagtggatcttggcctccgacaccaaagaccgccatgctactctgtccaaagccgtttctgtccagtcgacggcgccgagttcgctgaggtgaggtgaggtgaggtgaggtcatataaatatattaatattcgaaaaaatatttttttaaggaccGAGACGTCGGAGCCAGTTTTTACCAAAAATGCCTTTCAACGCTGGTAATAAGAAAAGTCGTGAATATGTGCAAATGTCTCCCATTTTTCCATTCAG contains these protein-coding regions:
- the LOC134742697 gene encoding uncharacterized protein LOC134742697 encodes the protein MRSRLHQTLSKKLNAFCDHCTLHGAYYLKKGKGTVVLWSLIIVAGFTLWGVLGHMIYQKYSSDPTVTVVESTYYGTDQIPFPSFMICDPMPLYGPKAGNVSRIL
- the LOC134742699 gene encoding uncharacterized protein LOC134742699: MFLEASTIVGHCCQFDIAHLKRFAPSKTKFVPGNTISQGLELTVNGVKEYANGTVREGAVLMYIFDPNNKVTTFDSPISLVSSSYFEVEIGIFAIDSSPEVKALPLKTRKCSLSTDRDVGASFYQKCLSTLVIRKVVNMCKCLPFFHSEVTFADMHSLIRMNDCYQSCDYVEYNPKVEFVRKLKNAKNKNYTKLAVHYASTTCMKHRRQIIYTWDQMLANLGGIFGLCLGGSFISLIEIVWFLVDILVTTINSYKQKKKKVLLCNEKDKKHGKNEDGYYKFTH